The DNA window TTAAGCGGAACATCGGGCCACAGAAATATTGGCAATGTATCGGGCAGTTCGCCCATATCACCGACCGTTCGAATGTCTAGTCCTAGCAGCATTGCTGCTATCGTCAAAGCAACAATGCACAGCAGTGGTGAAGGGATGACTTTTCCAATCTTGGGGATGTAGGGAAAAAGATATATGATGCCAAGACCGACTGCTGTCATCGCATAAACATGCCATGTAACGTCTGTAAGTTCGGGTAGTTGTGCCATAAATATAAGAATAGCCAGTGCATTCACGAAACCTGTGACGACCGAGCGAGAGACAAAGCGCATTAAACTGCCCAATTTCAGAAAGCCCGCAAATATTTGAAACACGCCAGTAAGTAATGTCGCTGCAAGCAAGTATTCCAAACCATGCTCTCTAACCAGCGTTACCATTAATAGCGCCATTGCTCCTGTTGCGGCAGAGATCATACCCGGTCGTCCACCAACAAAAGCGATAATGACAGCAATACAAAATGAGGCGTATAAACCAACTTTAGGGTCTACACCTGCAATAATTGAGAAAGCAATCGCTTCAGGTATTAAGGCTAAGGCCACAACAATACCCGCAAGCACATCGCCACGGATATTTGAAAGCCAGTCTTTTTTCATGTGTTCGAGCATGTATATTGCCTAATGTTGAGAACTCTCCTCAACGCAGAGAAAAATCCAAATTAAAATTTTAAAACGAATAAACCGCGCAAATAATGCGGTAACGACGGCACGTAGTAAAACAGTGCTTCTGATGATGACGTCTAGGGCAGTATAACGAGTAACAGTACTTTCCCTAGATTGTTTATTGCGGCAAATGATAACGCTTTTGTAATTTTGTTACAAACTGAGGTATTTGTAACCCCAATAAAAAACCAGCGCATTGCGCTGGTTTTTTTAGGGTTTACGCTTATTTCTAAGCTTTAGGGAGACGCTCTACTGTACAGGCGTAACCGTCACTGTTGGCGCCTTTGCATCCGGTCCTTGAACCTTGAATTGATACAAACCCGCCGCTGGTGCCGCAATCGTTAAGTTAGCGCTGTTTCCATCTTGGAAGGTGACTTTAGGCTCACCTATGGTAACCGCAGCAGTATCATCAGAGGTTGCACCCAGATTCACTGTTGACCAGTCAGATGTAGCCACTTTAAAGTTTACGTCAGTGCCATCTAAATTGATGTTAACGGTGTAAACACCTTCGCCTTGATAGATTAAAGGATCATCTTCACCCCAACCGTTCAGGCTCCCGCGAATAAATACCGTGTTAGCACCAAAGAACTGTTCGTTGAAGACTCTGATTTTTGGCTCATTAAGGTTTGTGCTGTCGAAAATAAACACATACTTTCCGGCTTCTGCCACATCAATCACAACATTGCTTCCCCCTTCAGTAAGCGCCAGGTCTTGACCCAACACTACCAGGTCATCAACATCATCTTCACTAAATGCGCCCAAGTTTGGACTATCCCAGCCTTCGTTCGCTACTTTGAACTGATACTCTTCAGCACTAAGCTCAACCGCAACAGAGTACAAACGTCCACCGTCATAATTGAACTCGTTGTCCAAACCCCAACCGTTCATGCCGCCACGAAGGAAAATAGGATTACCAACATACGGTTCTTCGTTAACGATGGTAAGCGTTGCTGCGCCGGTATCTGCCGCATTGAAGCTGAACACATAGGTAGCATCAACACTTGGCGTAAAGGTCATGTTGCCTTGGCCACTGAAGACATCTTTCTCTAAATCTTCAGTCACTTCTGGCGCATCGTTATTGCCGTAGTCAACCGATGTCCAATTAGCAGATGCGATCTTGAATGCGTAGGTCTCTGCACCGTTCAAGGCTATTGCAACTTCATATACACCATCGCCTTTATAGCTCATTGCATCAGTTTCGCCCCACGCATTCATTTGACCACGCAAGAACACAGTGGTATCGCCAAATGGGACAACATCAGGTGCGCCCGATGTCGCAAATGCAGATAAACCGTAACCACGCTCCATGCCTTGGTTTTTAACAAAAACAGCCATACTTAATGGCGGCACAGTAAATGTACCATTGCCAGAGGCATCAGCACCTTCAGCAAACGAAGCACCGCGTACGACTGGATCGACCGAGTTAGCAAGCACCGTATGAAGCTCAAAGCCGGTAGCCGTTAACACATCAATCGACTTTTCTTCGTAGCCCGTGTTAATCACGATAGCAAGCGCGTCATATTTTGGATCGAGATCGGCCAATACTGAATCGCTATTGGCAGTCACGCCATCGTCAAGGCTCATTACAATCAAGCTCTGCTGTTGACGCGAGCCAATGTTGTGGAAACCAACGCGTGCTTTAATGTCTTCTGCAGTAGTTAAACGAAACAGTTTACTGTCAGTTCGAATGCTTAAGTACTCTTGGAATACTTCTGCTGCAAACTCAACGTTTGACATACTTGCTGCACGTTCAGGTGAGAACATAAAGGTAGAAATGGTGTCCCACATAGCCTGATTGTCTTGTGCCAACGGCAAACCAACGTTCCAATTGTTGGTCTCGTAGGTGAAGTCAACCCGACTGAACCAGTCGCCGGAATCGTAAGTGTTGCGATCCATTGACTTAGAACGTAGGAAGTCACCGCCCATTTGTAAGAAAGGAATACCTTGCGACAGCATAGGGATACCAATACCTATGTTTTGTGCGCGGATCCTTTGATCCAAGCTCAGATTTGCTGGCAGGTTGTAATTGTACTGATCCCAAAGTGATTCATTATCATGCTTTGACACATAGTTGATGATATCCGCAGGATCTAGCGCGTAACCACCCAGTGAGCTGGTTTCAGTGGCATTGCCGCCTGATGTTTCTAAGATAAAATCAGTCAATGTACCGGCCATGGTCATTTTGACAATGTCTTGGTCGCTCATTGCACTCGCTATGCTCACTTCACCGTCAACGCCTAAACGGCTAGTTCTATTGCCATTGTAGAAAATGTTACCGCGACGAATACCTTCACGAGTTCGGTCATTGTAAGTACCAATTTCAGTGCCGGCCATATTGATTTGATTCGCTTGCTCGTAGCCACGATCTTGACGAATCCAACCTTCACCATAGAAGTAATTGTCTTCATCTAATTCTCGTACTTTGGCATATAAATCAACCATGGTTTGCTTGGTTGCTTGGCTCATAATGTCGAAACGGAATCCATCAAACTTATAATGCTCAGTCCATAGAAGAAGCGAGTCTTCCATGAATTTTTCCATCATGCGGTTGCGTGGTTCAGTATCATCACAGCATGTTTCGCGCACAATTGCGCCGCTGTCGACTTCATATCTATGGTAGTAACCTGGCACGACTTTATCAAAAACTGAGTTTTCAAATAAACCCGAAGCATTGGTGTGGTTATACACAACGTCAAGCACAACACGAAGGCCAACCTCGTGCAGCGACTGGTTCATCGCACGCATTTCAATAATACGCGCAACGCCATCTGGATTGGATGAATAACTGCCCTCTGGTGCGTTAAAGTGCTTCGGATCATAACCCCAGTTGAACTGGTCAATATCACGCAGCTGTTCTGATAGTGCTTGTGCAGCGCCCGGCTCAGATAACACGTTAAAGCTGTTGTAAAGCTCACCGATCGTCAAATCACGAGGCGTATTATCAAGACAAACTGCTGATGCTGGCTTCAATGCGCATATTTGCTGAACCGTGCTTGAAAGATCAACCGTTTTGCTCGTATCTTCGTTGATAGTTGCAATATCGTTTGCTGGCAGCATATGGAAATGCGTTAAGCCCTTTTCAGCAAGTTTAGCAAGGTGCTGCATAGGCGCAGACTCTTTTTCAGTGAACGCGAGATATTTACCTCGATTCGCTTCTGAAGTAGACGCATCTAAAGCGCTAAAATCACGAATATGGCCTTCATATAAAACCGCATCTTCTGGATCCGTAATGCTCGGGATAATGTGTGTATCCCAGCCTTCTGGCTTAAGGTCTTCATCTGTTAAATTAACAAATTGAGAGAATCGACCATTAAGAGCCAAACCAACTGAGTATGGGTCAGTTACATCGATAACTTCTATTTGCTCATCTTCTGGATGATACACAGTCACTTCAAAGCGATATAACTGGCGATCCATGTCCATAGTGCCTGCATATGTCCAAATGCCTGTTGCCGAGTCATACGTCATTGGCTTAGTCGACTGCAGACGCTTATCAGCAGCATAAAGTTTAAGTGCAACGTTGGTTGCCGTCGGCGCCCAAACTCTGGCTTCAATACCTGAATCGGTGTAAACAGGACCTAGTACTGCTTCGTCTGCATCGTTTTCACCCAAGGTATACAACTGGTCTAAAACGTTAGGAATTTGAATGCGAGTAGCCGCGACAAGTTCACCTTCTGCATTATACGCACCTAGCACCGCTTGTGTTTTTAGCACAGCTTTTGCATCATCGACGCTCCAGTCGCCAGCGAAAGCAGGTAACGCTGATAAATGAGGAGCGATTGCTTTTTGTTCGTCAGTTAAGTCAACTTCTGTAAGCTCAACTACCGTGCCATTTAAGCCGGTATCAAGCGTCACCGCAAGGCTAGCATCAGCGGAATAATGCAATTTAACTGTATCCACAATGCCAAAATCAACATCCCATAGTAATGTGCTTGCATCTAACCAATGCGCCTGAGCACCATCAATAGATACGGGCTGTTCGCCTAAAGAATCAACTGGAAATTCATAGATTGTTGGAACGCCAGAAAACGTAAAATTCATTCGAGCAAAGCGTTCATCATCAGGTTGTTGAAGTTTCGCCTTACCGTCTATGCCGCCCATCTCTTTACCAGCATCATCGGTACCAATATGGATGATAAAGTTTTGACAAGCGCCAGGGGTTAACGCATATCCGGGTTTTAACTCTAAAACCCAATAGGCGCCGTATGTTGGATCAATTCCCGTATGCACTCGACCGTTGTCCCAAGCGGTGTCTGGGTCGGCATAAGCATCGCACGCATCATTACTCCAAGTATGCAGTCTATAGCCTTCATAAGAAGGGTCATTTGGGCTGTTATCAGCCCCTACTGCTGCTCGGTTATAATACAAAACAGCTTGATCTGCTGTTGGAAAAACAACCGGCGGCGCTAGAGTTGGATTAAAACCAACTACACAAGCATCATTTGCAGCATTAGGCACAGTAGGTGCCGCACAAACGATAGGGGGCGGTGGCACGCAACCCGAACCATCGGAACTAGGAACATTAGGAACATTGCAGGTTAATGCAACCTGCCCCGATTCAACTTCTGATCCGCCACAGCCGGACAATACGAATATTGACAAGAGGACAGCAGCATAGCTGATGAAACTTTTACGACTAAACATAGGTAAACACTCCAATGTCATACTTTTGTTACGACCTAAATTAAGGCCTTTTTTAAACAGAGACGTTAAATTAATTATTCTCATAATGAATACGTTAGCCCCAAGAAGAATTGAGTACCAAAGTATTGGATAGTGCCCGTGCGCGCTTCATCACCAAAGTAACTTTTCGTCGGTGCATCCGTTAAGTTATTCACTTGGAACAAGATACCGAGGTTTTCGTTCACTTCGTAACTCGCTTGATAATCAATAATCAGCTCAGAATCAAAATTAACGACTTGGTCATTGACAGCAACTTGCTTGGACACAAATGGGTCTCTATATCGCGCACTCACGCGAGTTTCAAAACCTTCGTAATCCCAAAACACGGTGCCGGATAATACTTGTTTACTCAAACCAGGAAGCAGTGTCGAGTAAACACCATCGTTGGCACTCGCCGTTTTAATAATTTCAGTTTCGGTGTAGGAATAGCTCGCGCTAACACCCAAACCAGACCACATCCCCGGTAAGTCACTGTAAACTTCGGTGTAGGATAATTCGAGACCACGAATGTATCCTCCTCGAGCATTGTTTTCGAATGTGGTGTAGGCGCCATTTACAGTCGGAACAGTGATAGTAACTTGCTCGCCTAATTCATCTAATACTGGCTGCGCCACTTCCTCGTCCGTGAATACAGGGATGTCAATTGAAGTAGGAACAACAAAGCCATTTGCAGCGAAATCATAAGGATCTCTTGTACTTCTATCGACAAACGACTGGATGTCTTTGTAGTAGAGCGCCGCTATTATTGCACCATCAGAATCATCAAAATAATATTCATAGGAGATATCATATTGATTTGCGTAAAAAGGACGCAAATAAGGACTGTTATCGCTTTGACCTGATATTCTCGCTTCACCAATCACCGTAATCTCTCCAGTATCGATGCTTTGAAACGCCGCCGGTTCATTAATTTGCGTACCGCTATTAGCAAACATTTCGTTGATCGGAGCTCTTCCCATCACCTTTGCAGCAGCGAAACGCACTTGCTGATTGCTGGTCAATTTAAAGGTTAAGTTTAATGATGGTAGATAGTCAGTGTAGGTATCTTCGAGTATTACCGGGCGAAATGTATCAACCGCTAAACCGATATCATCAACAATGATTTGTGCTCCTGACTCAGGGTCGCCATCTACATTCTGCAAGAACGTCGATGCCTGCTTCGTGTCCACCATTCTAACGCCAATGTTACCCGTAACTGGAATACCTGCTAACTCCATGTCGAGGTTGGCCATGACATAAGCGGAGTTAACTTCTTCATAAACTTCACCACTTTGTAACACCGACCATGAGGTATCGTTAGGAGTAGCGCCGTCAGGTGGGTTTAATACGCCGTCAAAACCACCCCAGCTTTGCACTGGCTGTGGCACGCCGCCTGGAAACCAAGCATTCAGGGCTTTGTCTAAATCAATTGCTAAGTAACTTGGGAAATATGAGAATTCCCCTTCCCAATTGACCACTGTCGTCATGTCTTCAGTCAGACGCAACGGTGGCTGACTTCTTGAGAAGCCTGAATCACTGCCATATTCGAATACGGAACGGTCATTGCTGTACGCGCGATCTGAATAACGAGCACCAAACTCAATTGAACGAACCCAGTCATTGTCAAGTTGATATGTAAAATCTATCCGATAGGCATCTAATTCATCTGAGTTTTGGAATGGATAAATACCGTATTTAGATACCATCACTTTATTTAAATCAATAAAGTCACTGGCCTGATTAAAACCTAGGTCGGGCAAATCAAGTCCATTCAGTAAATAGCTTATCGAGATATTTTCGTCTAACACCGGCGATAACGCATTTGCGTCTTCAGCAACGAGGGACCACAGCAAACCGTTTCTGAAATCACTGTCAGCAGAAGAATGTGAAACATCAAAAGACACGGTCCAGTCTTCGTTGATGTCCCACTTTGCATTAATGCCTAAACTACGCACTTCATCAAAATCTTGATTGTCGTCGTTAACCAGTTCAACCCGAGTGTTCGCGCCCGGAATACGATTAAAGGTGCCACCGATTACGTCATTCCCGACCAGCGTTGGGTTAGCAATAGTTACGTTAGGTGCTTCAAGTTTTACTCGAAAACCACGGGCAAACTCTTCTGATTCAAATTTACTTAAGAAAGCGTCTGCTTTTAATACGAAATTGTCCACCGGTGCCCACTCAAAAGCGGCCATATAGCCATTGCGAGTTTCACCGCCGCCGGCGTGCTGCATTTCAAAGCCTTCAGAGATATCTTCACACTCGGGACAATCGCCTCCAAGCTTATCTATATCATTTTCAACAAAATCAACGTCCTTTTCTCGGTTGTAAGCTAATCCGATAAACTGCGTTGACACACTGGGTTGATATAATTTGGCATAACCGAGCGCAACGCCCAAGGTATCTTCTAAAAACTTACCTTGATAGGAAAAACTCAGTCTATGACCAAACTCATCAGCATCAGCAACTTCATTGGCACGGTCGTTGTACATTCCGCGAACGTTCGCGTTAAAACTATGCTGCTTATCGTTATCCAATGGGCTAGCTGTTTTCAATTCAACAGTACCTGCAACACCACCTTCTAACAATGATGCTTTAGGCGATTTATATACAGCCGCGGAACTAATTAATTCTGATGGGTACTGATCAAACTCTATTGAGCGACTGCCGCTAGTTGAGACTTGCTCTCTGCCGTTAAGCGTAGAAAAAACGAAATCACCAGATAAACCGCGAATGTTAATTTCTGCTGCTTGGCCACCGGTTCTAACCGCTGATATACCGGGTAAGCGTGTCAACGCGTCTGCCATTGATACGTCGGGTAATCCACCTAAGTCATCTGCAGAAATTTGTTCAGATACTGTGTCACTGAATCTTTTTTGATTGAGCGATCTTATCAGGCTGGATCTAAAGCCAACAACCTCAATTTTCTCGATGTTTTCTTCTGCACGCTCTTCCGTCTGATCTTCTTGAGAA is part of the Glaciecola nitratireducens FR1064 genome and encodes:
- the pulA gene encoding pullulanase-type alpha-1,6-glucosidase is translated as MFSRKSFISYAAVLLSIFVLSGCGGSEVESGQVALTCNVPNVPSSDGSGCVPPPPIVCAAPTVPNAANDACVVGFNPTLAPPVVFPTADQAVLYYNRAAVGADNSPNDPSYEGYRLHTWSNDACDAYADPDTAWDNGRVHTGIDPTYGAYWVLELKPGYALTPGACQNFIIHIGTDDAGKEMGGIDGKAKLQQPDDERFARMNFTFSGVPTIYEFPVDSLGEQPVSIDGAQAHWLDASTLLWDVDFGIVDTVKLHYSADASLAVTLDTGLNGTVVELTEVDLTDEQKAIAPHLSALPAFAGDWSVDDAKAVLKTQAVLGAYNAEGELVAATRIQIPNVLDQLYTLGENDADEAVLGPVYTDSGIEARVWAPTATNVALKLYAADKRLQSTKPMTYDSATGIWTYAGTMDMDRQLYRFEVTVYHPEDEQIEVIDVTDPYSVGLALNGRFSQFVNLTDEDLKPEGWDTHIIPSITDPEDAVLYEGHIRDFSALDASTSEANRGKYLAFTEKESAPMQHLAKLAEKGLTHFHMLPANDIATINEDTSKTVDLSSTVQQICALKPASAVCLDNTPRDLTIGELYNSFNVLSEPGAAQALSEQLRDIDQFNWGYDPKHFNAPEGSYSSNPDGVARIIEMRAMNQSLHEVGLRVVLDVVYNHTNASGLFENSVFDKVVPGYYHRYEVDSGAIVRETCCDDTEPRNRMMEKFMEDSLLLWTEHYKFDGFRFDIMSQATKQTMVDLYAKVRELDEDNYFYGEGWIRQDRGYEQANQINMAGTEIGTYNDRTREGIRRGNIFYNGNRTSRLGVDGEVSIASAMSDQDIVKMTMAGTLTDFILETSGGNATETSSLGGYALDPADIINYVSKHDNESLWDQYNYNLPANLSLDQRIRAQNIGIGIPMLSQGIPFLQMGGDFLRSKSMDRNTYDSGDWFSRVDFTYETNNWNVGLPLAQDNQAMWDTISTFMFSPERAASMSNVEFAAEVFQEYLSIRTDSKLFRLTTAEDIKARVGFHNIGSRQQQSLIVMSLDDGVTANSDSVLADLDPKYDALAIVINTGYEEKSIDVLTATGFELHTVLANSVDPVVRGASFAEGADASGNGTFTVPPLSMAVFVKNQGMERGYGLSAFATSGAPDVVPFGDTTVFLRGQMNAWGETDAMSYKGDGVYEVAIALNGAETYAFKIASANWTSVDYGNNDAPEVTEDLEKDVFSGQGNMTFTPSVDATYVFSFNAADTGAATLTIVNEEPYVGNPIFLRGGMNGWGLDNEFNYDGGRLYSVAVELSAEEYQFKVANEGWDSPNLGAFSEDDVDDLVVLGQDLALTEGGSNVVIDVAEAGKYVFIFDSTNLNEPKIRVFNEQFFGANTVFIRGSLNGWGEDDPLIYQGEGVYTVNINLDGTDVNFKVATSDWSTVNLGATSDDTAAVTIGEPKVTFQDGNSANLTIAAPAAGLYQFKVQGPDAKAPTVTVTPVQ
- a CDS encoding TonB-dependent receptor, translated to MTKFKPSLITVALVASGMMIGSLPLYAQQTPENSQEDQTEERAEENIEKIEVVGFRSSLIRSLNQKRFSDTVSEQISADDLGGLPDVSMADALTRLPGISAVRTGGQAAEINIRGLSGDFVFSTLNGREQVSTSGSRSIEFDQYPSELISSAAVYKSPKASLLEGGVAGTVELKTASPLDNDKQHSFNANVRGMYNDRANEVADADEFGHRLSFSYQGKFLEDTLGVALGYAKLYQPSVSTQFIGLAYNREKDVDFVENDIDKLGGDCPECEDISEGFEMQHAGGGETRNGYMAAFEWAPVDNFVLKADAFLSKFESEEFARGFRVKLEAPNVTIANPTLVGNDVIGGTFNRIPGANTRVELVNDDNQDFDEVRSLGINAKWDINEDWTVSFDVSHSSADSDFRNGLLWSLVAEDANALSPVLDENISISYLLNGLDLPDLGFNQASDFIDLNKVMVSKYGIYPFQNSDELDAYRIDFTYQLDNDWVRSIEFGARYSDRAYSNDRSVFEYGSDSGFSRSQPPLRLTEDMTTVVNWEGEFSYFPSYLAIDLDKALNAWFPGGVPQPVQSWGGFDGVLNPPDGATPNDTSWSVLQSGEVYEEVNSAYVMANLDMELAGIPVTGNIGVRMVDTKQASTFLQNVDGDPESGAQIIVDDIGLAVDTFRPVILEDTYTDYLPSLNLTFKLTSNQQVRFAAAKVMGRAPINEMFANSGTQINEPAAFQSIDTGEITVIGEARISGQSDNSPYLRPFYANQYDISYEYYFDDSDGAIIAALYYKDIQSFVDRSTRDPYDFAANGFVVPTSIDIPVFTDEEVAQPVLDELGEQVTITVPTVNGAYTTFENNARGGYIRGLELSYTEVYSDLPGMWSGLGVSASYSYTETEIIKTASANDGVYSTLLPGLSKQVLSGTVFWDYEGFETRVSARYRDPFVSKQVAVNDQVVNFDSELIIDYQASYEVNENLGILFQVNNLTDAPTKSYFGDEARTGTIQYFGTQFFLGLTYSL